The following proteins are encoded in a genomic region of Primulina huaijiensis isolate GDHJ02 chromosome 3, ASM1229523v2, whole genome shotgun sequence:
- the LOC140973740 gene encoding metal-nicotianamine transporter YSL2-like → MIGFLFVVSFVGLFALVPLRKVMIIDYKLPYPSGTATAVLINGFHTTKGDNVAKKQVRGFMKFFSLSFIWSFFQWFYSGGQNCGFVNFPTFGLKSWKQTFYFDFSMTYVGAGMICSHLVNFSLLLGAVLSWGVMWPLISEKKGEWIPINIKESSMKSLNGYKVFISIALILGDGLYNFLKTLLFTVRNMHAAFKKKNVVIPVSDKDEPLDALQRNEVFTRESIPIWVACVGYMLFSIISVIMVPIMFPQLKWYYVVVAYILAPALSFCNAYGAGLTDMNMAYNYGKVALFVLAALAGQDNGVVAGLIGCGLIKSIVSISSDLMHDLKTGHLTLTSPRSMILSQGIGTAIGCVVAPLSFFLFYTAFDVGNPDGEYKAPYALVYRNMAILGVEGFSALPRHCLQLCYGFFAFAVLTNLLRDFIPDKFGKWIPLPMAMAVPFLVGAYFAIDMCVGSLVVCVWRKVNSRKAGLMVPIVASGLICGDGLWILPSSILALAKVHPPICMNFLPGKSS, encoded by the exons ATGATTGGATTTCTTTTTGTTGTTAGCTTTGTGGGGTTGTTTGCCTTGGTTCCTCTACGAAAG GTTATGATTATAGACTATAAATTACCTTACCCTAGTGGAACTGCAACTGCTGTTCTTATAAATGGATTTCACACTACTAAAGGAGACAATGTAGCAAA GAAACAGGTTCGCGGATTCATGAAGTTCTTCTCACTTAGTTTCATATGGAGTTTCTTTCAGTGGTTTTATTCTGGTGGGCAAAATTGTGGATTTGTCAATTTCCCCACATTCGGATTGAAATCTTGGAAACAAAC ATTTTACTTTGATTTCAGCATGACATATGTAGGAGCTGGAATGATTTGCTCCCACCTTGTGAACTTTTCTTTGCTTCTTGGAGCTGTGCTTTCTTGGGGTGTAATGTGGCCATTGATAAGTGAAAAGAAGGGAGAATGGATCCCTATAAACATCAAGGAAAGTAGCATGAAGAGTCTCAATGGTTATAAG GTCTTCATTTCTATCGCTCTTATTTTAGGTGATGGTCTCTACAATTTTCTCAAGACGCTCTTGTTTACAGTCAGAAACATGCATGCTGCAttcaagaaaaagaatgttGTTATACCAG TTTCAGACAAGGACGAACCATTGGACGCTTTACAAAGAAATGAAGTATTCACAAGAGAAAGCATTCCTATATGGGTAGCATGTGTCGGTTACATGCTCTTCTCTATAATTTCTGTAATTATGGTCCCAATAATGTTTCCTCAGCTCAAGTGGTACTATGTTGTTGTGGCCTATATTCTTGCACCAGCTCTGAGCTTCTGCAATGCTTATGGTGCTGGTTTAACTGACATGAATATGGCATATAATTATGGGAAAGTGGCTCTCTTCGTTCTTGCAGCCTTAGCCGGGCAAGACAATGGAGTAGTAGCGGGACTCATCGGATGTGGCCTAATTAAATCCATTGTTTCCATATCCTCGGACTTGATGCATGATTTGAAAACAGGGCATCTCACCTTAACATCCCCTCGATCCATGATTCTTAGTCAAGGTATTGGGACCGCCATTGGATGTGTGGTGGCTCCTCTCTCATTCTTCCTCTTTTACACGGCCTTTGACGTGGGGAATCCCGATGGCGAATATAAAGCTCCTTATGCACTTGTATACCGAAACATGGCGATTCTCGGAGTGGAGGGCTTCTCTGCTCTGCCTCGACACTGCTTGCAACTCTGTTATGGTTTTTTTGCGTTTGCTGTGTTGACTAATCTTTTGAGAGATTTCATACCCGATAAGTTCGGAAAATGGATTCCTCTACCGATGGCCATGGCGGTGCCATTTCTTGTGGGGGCTTATTTTGCTATTGATATGTGTGTGGGGAGTTTGGTTGTATGTGTTTGGCGTAAGGTCAACAGTAGGAAGGCTGGTTTGATGGTGCCAATAGTGGCTTCAGGTTTGATCTGTGGCGATGGATTGTGGATTCTTCCGTCGTCCATACTTGCATTAGCTAAGGTTCATCCTCCAATTTGTATGAACTTCTTGCCTGGAAAGAGCTCATGA
- the LOC140973741 gene encoding AAA-ATPase At2g46620-like, translating to MLLANLGILLISIILLGVGLRFLFKTSLIYALKKLWRILEDRCYVYQFYRVPKFNENMQENQLYRKVYTYLNSLPAVEDSDYANLFSSSKSTEISVILDDNQTITDNFLGARVYWKVGNSEKGGLKSLDLKMRRNDKRRILVPYFQHIHQVFDEIEQKRKEVRLFVNVDPDVHRNGRWRSTSFTHPATMETIVMDSDLKTRIKSDLDNFLKSKQHYHRAGKVWKRSYLLYGSAGTGKSTFVAAMAKFLGYDIYEIDLHRITSDSDLKYLLLQTTNKSLLVVEDLDRYLGEKLTALSLSGILNFMDGIISSCGEERVMIFTMNSKENIDASFLRPGRIDVHIHFPLCDFTAFKFLASSHLGIKDHKLFSQVEENFQIGATLSPAEIGEIMVSNRGSPTRALKTVITALQGNLASRVGRRLSGSASGRDSEELLDSGVVAKDGQNGIHPMKEIKNLYGLLRARSSRKASMEKLDMYMNERENSDLNTT from the coding sequence ATGTTACTCGCAAATCTTGGAATTTTGTTGATTTCGATCATTTTACTGGGCGTGGGTCTCAGATTCTTGTTCAAAACAAGCTTAATCTATGCCCTGAAGAAACTATGGCGAATTTTGGAGGATAGGTGCTATGTTTACCAGTTCTACAGGGTGCCCAAATTCAACGAAAACATGCAGGAAAATCAGTTGTACAGGAAGGTGTACACGTACCTGAATTCTCTCCCCGCTGTTGAAGATTCCGATTACGCCAACCTTTTTTCGAGTTCCAAATCCACCGAAATCAGTGTGATTCTCGACGATAATCAAACAATCACCGACAACTTTCTCGGGGCCAGAGTTTACTGGAAAGTGGGGAACTCCGAGAAAGGTGGCTTGAAATCTCTCGATTTGAAGATGCGGAGGAACGATAAGCGCAGGATTTTGGTGCCTTACTTCCAGCACATTCATCAAGTTTTCGATGAGATCGAGCAGAAGAGGAAAGAGGTGAGATTGTTCGTCAACGTGGATCCCGATGTTCACAGAAACGGACGGTGGAGATCAACATCTTTCACGCATCCCGCCACCATGGAGACGATCGTGATGGATTCGGATCTGAAAACCAGAATAAAGTCTGATTTGGATAATTTCCTGAAATCCAAGCAGCATTATCATCGTGCGGGCAAGGTATGGAAGCGAAGCTACCTACTCTACGGGTCAGCGGGCACGGGAAAATCCACGTTCGTAGCCGCCATGGCCAAATTCTTGGGCTATGATATCTACGAAATCGATCTGCATAGAATCACAAGCGATTCGGATCTAAAATACCTCTTACTGCAAACGACGAACAAGTCTCTGCTCGTGGTGGAGGATCTGGACCGTTATTTGGGCGAGAAATTGACGGCCCTGAGCTTATCTGGGATCCTTAACTTCATGGATGGGATCATTTCTTCCTGTGGAGAAGAAAGGGTCATGATTTTCACGATGAACAGCAAAGAAAACATCGACGCCAGCTTTCTCCGGCCCGGCAGAATCGACGTTCACATTCATTTCCCCCTCTGCGATTTCACTGCATTTAAATTCTTGGCTAGTAGCCATTTAGGGATCAAAGATCACAAATTGTTCTCACAAGTGGAGGAAAATTTTCAGATTGGGGCGACATTGAGCCCAGCTGAGATAGGAGAGATCATGGTCTCGAACCGAGGCTCACCGACTCGTGCTTTGAAAACTGTTATCACGGCTTTGCAGGGCAACTTGGCGAGTCGGGTCGGGAGAAGACTGAGCGGGTCGGCCTCGGGTAGGGATTCGGAGGAGTTGTTGGATTCCGGCGTGGTGGCAAAAGATGGTCAAAATGGTATACATCCAATGAAGGAGATCAAGAACTTGTATGGACTATTGAGGGCAAGGAGTAGTAGGAAGGCTTCTATGGAGAAATTGGACATGTATATGAATGAGAGGGAGAACTCCGATTTGAATACAACGTAG